A DNA window from Stutzerimonas stutzeri contains the following coding sequences:
- the fdhD gene encoding formate dehydrogenase accessory sulfurtransferase FdhD, whose product MQYATLSAANANDPTAGAARLAEECALAISYNGLNQAVMMVTPLDLEDFVIGFSLSAGLIECIDELRDLRLHGSGAARHADVQVSPRAFWAIKQQRRQLAGHSGCGLCGVEALEQALPQLQPLSSVDLPPEAHFHNLRQRITEAQLLARDSGALHAALYVDGDGGVALCREDIGRHNALDKLIGALQRQRRQPSTGFVVVTSRCSLELIHKAVRAGIGTLVSLSAPTQLTVEWARRHNLNLIHLPHHSTPRVYSPAPALPDQNGCHP is encoded by the coding sequence ATGCAGTACGCCACCCTTAGCGCCGCAAATGCCAACGATCCGACTGCCGGCGCGGCGCGTCTGGCCGAAGAGTGCGCCCTGGCCATCAGCTACAACGGCCTCAACCAGGCAGTGATGATGGTGACGCCGCTGGACCTGGAAGATTTCGTCATCGGCTTCAGCCTGAGCGCTGGGCTGATCGAGTGCATCGATGAGCTTCGCGACCTGCGCCTGCATGGCAGTGGCGCTGCCCGCCACGCCGACGTTCAAGTAAGCCCGCGAGCCTTCTGGGCCATCAAGCAGCAACGTCGCCAGCTGGCCGGCCACAGTGGCTGCGGCTTATGCGGTGTGGAGGCGCTGGAACAGGCATTGCCACAACTCCAGCCACTTTCGTCAGTCGACCTACCGCCCGAAGCGCATTTCCACAACCTGCGCCAGCGCATTACCGAAGCACAGCTGTTGGCTCGCGACAGCGGCGCATTGCATGCGGCGCTGTACGTCGACGGCGATGGCGGAGTTGCGCTGTGCCGCGAGGACATCGGTCGGCATAACGCCCTGGACAAGCTGATCGGCGCGCTGCAGCGGCAACGTCGGCAGCCCAGCACAGGTTTTGTCGTGGTCACCAGCCGCTGCAGCCTGGAGCTGATTCACAAGGCCGTGCGCGCCGGCATCGGTACGCTGGTCAGCCTCTCCGCACCGACCCAGCTCACCGTCGAATGGGCGCGCCGGCACAACCTCAACCTCATTCACCTGCCCCACCACAGCACGCCACGGGTCTACAGCCCGGCGCCAGCGCTGCCCGATCAGAACGGATGCCACCCATGA
- the tolQ gene encoding protein TolQ, giving the protein MQTTFEHMSVWGLISEASLVVQAVMVILVLASVSSWYLIIRRGAALRSAERLQRAFQQRFRQGGDLAKLYREGQEQPLPEEAALQRIFLAGYTEFAQLQRQPGIAPDAVAQGVERSLYVAIAEQEERLEKGLQFLATVGSVSPYIGLFGTVWGIMNSFLGLSQVQQATLSTVAPGIAEALIATAIGLFAAIPAVMAYNRFAARGQTLTGRYYAFGNELQARLHRRLHAGSPSVAAAA; this is encoded by the coding sequence ATGCAAACGACTTTCGAGCACATGTCCGTCTGGGGCCTGATCAGCGAGGCCAGCCTGGTGGTCCAGGCGGTGATGGTGATTCTGGTGCTGGCTTCGGTGTCCAGCTGGTATCTGATCATTCGTCGCGGTGCTGCATTACGCAGCGCCGAGCGCCTGCAGCGCGCTTTCCAGCAGCGCTTCCGCCAGGGTGGTGATCTGGCCAAGCTTTACCGCGAGGGGCAGGAGCAGCCGCTGCCGGAAGAGGCCGCGTTGCAGCGCATCTTTCTCGCCGGCTATACGGAGTTCGCCCAGTTGCAACGCCAGCCTGGCATCGCGCCGGATGCCGTGGCGCAGGGTGTCGAGCGCAGTCTTTATGTGGCCATCGCCGAGCAGGAAGAGCGCCTGGAGAAAGGCTTGCAGTTTCTTGCCACGGTTGGCTCGGTCAGCCCGTACATCGGCCTGTTTGGCACAGTGTGGGGAATCATGAATTCTTTCCTCGGGCTGTCGCAGGTGCAGCAAGCGACGCTTTCCACGGTGGCACCGGGTATCGCCGAGGCGCTGATCGCCACGGCGATCGGTCTGTTCGCCGCGATTCCGGCAGTGATGGCGTACAACCGCTTCGCTGCCCGCGGGCAAACGCTGACTGGCCGCTACTACGCCTTCGGCAACGAATTGCAGGCGCGACTGCACCGTCGGCTGCATGCCGGTTCGCCCAGCGTTGCCGCAGCCGCCTGA
- a CDS encoding LysR family transcriptional regulator, with translation MDIKQLKFLVALDETRHFGQAAARCHVTQPTLSMRLRGLEDELGLQLVIRTQRFEGFTPEGERILAWARSLLAAQDGLLAEAASCRGQLVGTLRLGVVPLAGFDPMQLVQAFGERHPNLRFELFALSSEQILERLNRNLLDLGLSYLERLDEAHFTSLPLGETRMGLLHDERHFRFDAPSLSWEALAELPLGLLTGGMHFRQSIDHALRSRGLSLAPRLQTDAVHHLLQAVAAGLCCAIMPLDSGLEALDGRLSLTPIDNASTLAPLGLILRRASPRSALGEACFDEARELLQRQKPATA, from the coding sequence ATGGATATCAAGCAGCTGAAGTTTCTCGTGGCGCTGGACGAAACGCGGCATTTCGGTCAGGCCGCAGCGCGCTGTCATGTCACCCAGCCGACGCTGTCGATGCGCCTGCGCGGTCTCGAAGACGAACTCGGCCTGCAACTGGTGATCCGCACGCAGCGCTTCGAAGGCTTCACGCCCGAGGGCGAGCGCATTCTGGCCTGGGCGCGCAGCCTGCTGGCGGCGCAGGACGGCCTGCTCGCCGAAGCCGCCTCGTGCCGCGGCCAGCTGGTCGGCACCTTGCGTCTGGGCGTGGTGCCGCTGGCCGGTTTCGACCCGATGCAATTGGTGCAGGCCTTCGGCGAGCGCCACCCGAACCTGCGCTTCGAGTTGTTCGCGCTAAGCAGCGAACAGATCCTCGAACGGCTCAACCGCAATCTGCTGGATCTGGGGCTGTCCTACCTGGAACGACTGGATGAAGCGCACTTCACCAGCCTGCCACTCGGCGAAACCCGCATGGGCCTGCTGCATGACGAGCGCCATTTCCGCTTCGACGCGCCATCGCTGAGCTGGGAAGCGCTTGCCGAGTTGCCGCTCGGCCTTTTGACGGGGGGCATGCACTTTCGCCAGTCCATCGACCATGCGCTGCGGAGCCGGGGCCTGAGCCTTGCGCCCCGGCTGCAGACCGATGCGGTGCACCATTTGCTGCAGGCCGTGGCTGCCGGCCTGTGTTGCGCAATCATGCCGCTGGACAGCGGGCTCGAAGCGCTGGACGGCAGGCTGAGCCTGACGCCCATCGATAACGCCAGCACTCTCGCGCCACTGGGGCTGATCCTGCGTCGCGCATCACCCCGCTCGGCATTGGGCGAAGCCTGTTTCGACGAAGCACGCGAGCTGCTGCAACGGCAAAAACCAGCCACCGCTTGA
- a CDS encoding GGDEF domain-containing protein: MKSLLKLHTLTLLGLALAANVGLQLLLAVGQIKSWGEIDWMDVVGEGGCAVLALAWLIMLLHSRPAGRVTRLLALGLACICFSWWMDLLDEFIQIPAHIAWDNWLETAPMPVGLILLTFGIYHLNQEQRAINAQMHKRERLFREHRLFDNLTPLGTAEYLRRQLDLALRQATDDQRPLSLLAVDLDEFSRVNQRYGQEEGDLVLQAVAQLLVLNLRHQDLLCRLAGDRFVVLLPDTAEQQARQLAEELQTAIASLAHKTRQHGERLHLRASTAVVMAFDDDVEQLLKRLNLGLARAKQSLPRCA, translated from the coding sequence ATGAAATCCCTGCTGAAACTCCACACCCTCACCCTGCTAGGCCTCGCCCTGGCCGCCAACGTCGGCCTGCAGCTGCTCCTCGCCGTCGGCCAGATCAAATCCTGGGGCGAGATCGACTGGATGGACGTGGTCGGTGAAGGCGGTTGCGCCGTACTCGCCCTCGCCTGGTTGATCATGCTGTTGCACAGCCGCCCAGCTGGTCGTGTAACGCGTCTGCTGGCGCTGGGCCTGGCTTGCATCTGCTTTTCCTGGTGGATGGACCTGCTCGATGAATTCATCCAGATCCCCGCCCACATCGCCTGGGACAACTGGCTGGAAACCGCGCCCATGCCGGTCGGCCTGATCCTGCTGACCTTCGGCATCTACCACCTGAATCAGGAACAGCGCGCCATCAATGCGCAGATGCACAAACGCGAGCGGCTTTTTCGCGAGCACCGTCTGTTCGACAACCTGACCCCGCTGGGCACAGCCGAGTACCTGCGTCGTCAACTCGATCTCGCCCTGCGCCAGGCCACCGATGATCAGCGGCCGTTGTCGCTGCTGGCGGTCGACCTCGACGAATTCAGCCGGGTCAATCAGCGCTACGGTCAGGAAGAAGGCGATCTGGTGCTGCAGGCCGTGGCGCAGTTGCTGGTACTCAACCTGCGCCATCAGGATCTGCTTTGCCGCCTGGCGGGTGATCGGTTCGTCGTGCTGCTGCCCGATACCGCCGAGCAACAGGCGCGGCAGCTCGCCGAGGAGTTGCAGACCGCCATCGCCAGCCTCGCGCACAAGACGCGGCAGCATGGCGAGCGGCTCCACCTGCGCGCCAGTACCGCAGTGGTGATGGCCTTCGATGACGATGTCGAGCAGCTGCTCAAACGTCTCAATCTCGGCTTGGCCAGGGCCAAGCAATCGCTGCCACGCTGCGCCTGA
- the tolR gene encoding protein TolR gives MLVRPQHKHGPKAEMNVVPYIDVMLVLLVIFMVTAPMLVQGVKIELPKVAAEALPVENERQILTLSVKAEGGFYWNLGSELDIDNQTDSAVDLAELQAKVGAIIAERGDTQVYIRADEAADYGRVVAGIAELQRGGVLNLGLITEAPAEAGQP, from the coding sequence ATGCTAGTCAGGCCACAGCACAAACACGGGCCCAAGGCGGAAATGAACGTGGTGCCCTATATCGACGTCATGCTGGTGCTGCTGGTGATCTTCATGGTCACCGCGCCGATGCTGGTACAGGGGGTCAAGATCGAGCTACCCAAGGTGGCAGCCGAGGCGCTGCCGGTCGAAAACGAGCGACAGATCCTCACGCTTTCGGTGAAGGCCGAAGGCGGCTTCTATTGGAATCTGGGTAGCGAACTGGACATCGACAACCAGACCGACAGCGCCGTCGACCTGGCCGAGCTACAAGCCAAGGTTGGCGCGATCATCGCCGAGCGGGGCGACACGCAGGTTTACATTCGTGCCGATGAGGCGGCCGATTACGGTCGTGTGGTGGCGGGGATCGCTGAACTGCAGCGCGGTGGCGTGCTCAACCTGGGGCTGATTACCGAGGCGCCTGCCGAGGCCGGGCAGCCGTGA
- a CDS encoding TonB-dependent receptor produces MSTYRSGIRGAGFRISLLALAVSAGSAWAEEPLVMEHVEVVGQAVSIDEALKDQRRSDSVKSVVHADGIGQLPDDNAAEALQRIPGISVERDQGEGRFVSVRGIAPDLNSVTINGTLVPSPESGRRAVALDVLPSELVQSLSVVKTLTPDMDANSLGGTIEVESLSAFDHDGLFYSISGEGSYDDNVDKSSPKFSGAISNRFSLGDGVDNFGVAAAVSWQERDFGSDNVETGGKWDFADDGARLREFEQRDYEITRERTGFGLNFDYKPDDVSSYYLRTLYSRFKDTETRNAAGVEFDDAQLPGETGDAEGWRELKSREETQTVQSYVFGGERMMGLWTLSGQVGYSQSRERNPGGISGATFEGDFADAGFSSSRKPRLTVDSSFYDPASFELDEVEWEKSDTRDREKNIRLDLARDYDIQGYAAQAKFGGKLSRRHKDNDSEVWVYDDFDDLTLADFQSGKVDYALGRFGPGISASAIKGAIAGLDASQFYDEEESRINDFDMHEDINAAYLMNTVDIDRWRFIAGLRYEGTRFRAKGTGMRDDQFESVSSSNNYHHWLPGLHARYQLTDDTLIRAAWTNSVVRPTFGQLAPGFVIDGDDASFGNPDLKPLESVNYDLGIEHYMGRAGVVSAYLFYKDIDNFVYSTDLAGTGQWGAFDEALSFQNGSSAKLYGLELAYSQKLDWLPAPWNGLLLGANATFSKSDADIEGQGMRRSIDLPNHSDTVGNLMLGWENDRVNLRLAANYKSDYLYEVAGIDDKAHDLYVDDQLFVDFKAGYFLTPNLQLTFEALNLTDESYYVYAGHRSYNAQYEEYGPTYKLGLTLTHF; encoded by the coding sequence ATGAGCACATACCGCAGTGGCATCCGCGGTGCAGGATTCCGCATCAGCCTGCTGGCCCTGGCCGTCAGTGCCGGTTCGGCCTGGGCCGAAGAGCCACTTGTCATGGAGCACGTTGAGGTTGTCGGCCAGGCGGTCAGCATCGACGAGGCACTGAAGGACCAGCGTCGTTCCGACAGCGTGAAGAGCGTGGTGCATGCCGACGGCATCGGTCAGTTGCCGGACGACAATGCCGCCGAGGCGCTGCAGCGCATTCCGGGCATCTCGGTCGAGCGCGACCAGGGTGAAGGGCGTTTCGTCAGCGTGCGCGGCATCGCGCCGGACCTGAACAGCGTCACCATCAACGGCACCCTGGTGCCCTCTCCGGAAAGTGGCCGTCGCGCGGTAGCGCTGGACGTGCTGCCTTCGGAGCTGGTGCAGTCACTGTCGGTGGTCAAGACGCTGACCCCGGACATGGACGCCAACTCCCTCGGCGGCACCATCGAGGTGGAGAGCCTGTCTGCCTTCGACCACGACGGGCTGTTCTACAGCATCAGCGGTGAGGGCAGTTATGACGACAACGTCGACAAGAGCAGCCCGAAATTCTCCGGGGCGATCAGCAACCGCTTCAGCCTGGGCGATGGCGTCGACAACTTCGGTGTGGCCGCGGCTGTCAGCTGGCAAGAGCGCGACTTTGGCTCCGACAACGTCGAAACCGGCGGCAAGTGGGATTTCGCTGACGATGGCGCCCGGCTGCGAGAGTTCGAGCAGCGCGATTACGAGATCACCCGTGAGCGCACCGGCTTCGGTCTGAACTTCGACTACAAGCCGGACGATGTCAGCAGCTACTACCTGCGCACGCTGTACAGCCGCTTCAAGGACACCGAGACCCGTAACGCCGCGGGCGTGGAGTTCGACGACGCGCAGCTGCCTGGCGAGACCGGAGACGCCGAGGGCTGGCGCGAGCTGAAGTCCCGCGAGGAAACCCAGACCGTCCAGTCCTATGTGTTTGGTGGTGAACGCATGATGGGCCTGTGGACGCTGAGCGGCCAGGTTGGCTACAGCCAGTCCCGCGAGCGAAACCCAGGTGGCATCTCCGGTGCGACCTTCGAGGGTGACTTCGCCGATGCCGGTTTCTCCAGCAGCCGCAAGCCGCGCCTGACGGTTGATTCGTCGTTCTACGACCCGGCGTCCTTCGAACTGGACGAGGTGGAGTGGGAGAAAAGTGACACCCGTGACCGCGAGAAGAACATCCGCCTGGATCTGGCGCGTGACTACGACATTCAGGGTTACGCCGCGCAGGCCAAGTTCGGCGGCAAACTCAGCCGCCGGCACAAGGACAACGACAGCGAGGTCTGGGTGTACGACGATTTCGACGACCTGACCCTGGCCGACTTCCAGAGCGGCAAGGTCGATTATGCGCTTGGCCGCTTCGGCCCGGGCATCAGCGCCTCGGCAATCAAGGGCGCAATTGCCGGCCTGGATGCCAGCCAGTTCTACGATGAAGAAGAGTCGCGCATCAATGACTTCGACATGCACGAGGACATCAACGCGGCCTACTTGATGAACACCGTGGACATCGATCGCTGGCGCTTCATCGCCGGCCTGCGCTACGAAGGTACGCGTTTTCGTGCCAAGGGCACCGGCATGCGCGACGATCAGTTCGAGTCGGTTTCCAGTAGCAACAACTACCACCACTGGCTGCCGGGGCTGCATGCGCGCTACCAGCTGACCGACGACACGCTCATCCGTGCCGCCTGGACCAACAGCGTGGTGCGCCCAACCTTCGGCCAGCTCGCACCGGGCTTCGTTATTGACGGCGATGACGCCTCGTTCGGCAATCCTGATCTCAAGCCGCTGGAGTCGGTCAACTACGACCTGGGCATCGAGCACTACATGGGCCGTGCCGGCGTGGTGTCTGCCTACCTGTTCTACAAGGACATCGACAACTTCGTCTACAGCACCGACCTTGCCGGCACCGGGCAGTGGGGCGCGTTCGATGAAGCGCTCAGCTTCCAGAATGGCAGCAGCGCCAAGCTCTACGGGCTGGAACTGGCCTACTCGCAAAAACTCGATTGGCTGCCGGCGCCTTGGAACGGCCTGTTGCTGGGTGCCAACGCGACCTTCAGCAAGTCCGATGCTGACATCGAAGGGCAGGGCATGCGCCGCAGCATCGACCTGCCGAATCACTCCGATACGGTCGGCAACCTGATGCTTGGCTGGGAAAACGACCGGGTCAACCTGCGCCTGGCGGCCAATTACAAGTCCGACTACCTGTACGAGGTGGCTGGCATCGACGACAAGGCCCACGACCTGTACGTCGACGATCAGCTGTTCGTCGACTTCAAGGCCGGCTACTTCCTCACGCCGAACCTGCAGCTGACCTTCGAGGCGCTGAACCTGACGGACGAGTCCTACTACGTCTACGCCGGACACCGCTCCTACAACGCCCAGTACGAAGAGTACGGCCCGACCTACAAGCTCGGCCTGACCCTGACCCACTTCTGA
- a CDS encoding AraC family transcriptional regulator, whose translation MESPLRWYEWDTRFIAAHHQPAVLLDLALSRGIDSHALLRGSGLFYEDVASGRARVSPEQLLTLVGNTERLLGAADSSFLFGQRLLPGHYGDVSLALENACNLEQALERLCQFRALLCPLLAPRLLLDEQQLHIYWLDNGSAGKHLRFLIEAHLTAIVALCKRGSGLRLPWRFQFAYAQPRHIEQYWVHLGDALQFDRHLTLLSLPREYLHQPWPDASATVGQVAQQASQQQIDALEGPCAFLDAFYQYLHDHIREPLNLERVALAFAMSPATLKRKLAKHGTHFQEQLDLVRTHVALYLYQSQGLGNEAVARHLGFNDTTNFRRAFKRWTGVVPSGLQPLFDAT comes from the coding sequence ATGGAAAGCCCCTTGCGCTGGTACGAATGGGACACACGCTTCATCGCCGCACATCATCAGCCGGCGGTATTGCTGGACCTGGCGTTGTCGCGCGGCATCGACAGCCATGCGCTGCTGCGCGGCAGCGGACTGTTTTACGAAGACGTCGCCAGTGGTCGTGCCCGCGTCAGCCCGGAGCAGTTGCTTACACTTGTCGGCAATACCGAGCGGTTGCTCGGCGCGGCGGACAGCAGCTTTCTGTTCGGCCAACGTCTGCTGCCCGGGCACTACGGCGACGTCAGCCTGGCGCTGGAAAATGCCTGCAACCTCGAGCAGGCGCTGGAGCGTCTTTGCCAGTTCCGCGCCCTGCTCTGCCCGCTGCTGGCTCCAAGGCTGCTGCTGGATGAACAGCAGCTGCACATCTATTGGCTGGACAACGGCAGCGCCGGCAAACACCTGCGCTTTCTTATCGAGGCGCACCTGACCGCCATCGTCGCGTTGTGCAAACGCGGCAGCGGCTTGCGCCTGCCGTGGCGCTTTCAGTTCGCCTACGCGCAGCCGCGACATATCGAACAGTACTGGGTGCACCTGGGCGATGCGCTGCAGTTCGACCGCCACCTGACCCTGCTCAGCCTGCCACGCGAGTATCTGCATCAGCCTTGGCCGGATGCCTCGGCGACGGTTGGCCAGGTCGCACAGCAGGCGAGCCAGCAGCAGATCGACGCACTGGAAGGCCCCTGCGCCTTTCTCGATGCCTTCTATCAATACCTGCATGACCACATCCGCGAGCCGCTGAACCTGGAGCGCGTCGCCCTGGCTTTCGCCATGAGCCCGGCAACGCTCAAGCGCAAGCTGGCCAAGCACGGCACGCATTTTCAGGAACAACTCGATCTGGTGCGCACGCACGTTGCGCTCTACCTCTATCAAAGCCAGGGTCTGGGTAACGAGGCCGTTGCCAGACACCTCGGCTTCAACGACACCACCAACTTCCGTCGCGCCTTCAAACGCTGGACCGGTGTAGTGCCCAGCGGCCTGCAACCGCTGTTCGACGCGACCTGA
- a CDS encoding phytase, translating into MYALPKTALLSLCISLAACQSANHDEPINAVQLSFSEPVQAGLEYAQLTGNTPWASAERIQVDSKGLHLLDASGRTLAEYAGRFEGLDHRADQRGLFLATVERKRQQAMLIGLDGQRAWSQPLYLPRTAFAIEGLCLYRDSARNDFVFLLGEEGVGEQWLVASQGRLLDEARRVRGLSLPPESAFCQTDDATGLLYVNEETVGLWRYPADAEAPLQREPVDLRQPFGGLAQAAAGMALVPGGLLALDPEVPALHLYRQTQNGWKADAVLALEGFDEPEQISARRSQNGVELLLADEQGVHRGRLAWQPQALAQTAPIVSLPAAAQTDAVPSLGDAADDPAIWINPRNPAQSRVLGTDKKGGLLVYDLDGRETQNLRVGRLNNVDVRGDFRLGAKRVDLAVASNRDHNSLHLFAIDQASGVLDDIGQIATPLTDIYGLCMFKDRQGGIHAIANDKDGTFLQYRLDGSSGKPRGELVRRFKVETQPEGCVADDRNERLFVGEEDVAVWVLDARVGAPTTLEKVIGVGGPVYDDIEGLALYQGTSSDYLVISSQGNDSYVVLDAQAPYAVRGAFRIGLNAERGIDGASETDGLEVTSANLGGIWSRGMLVVQDGRKRMPEGAQNYKYLPWSAVADALGLD; encoded by the coding sequence ATGTACGCATTACCCAAGACCGCGCTGCTCAGCTTGTGCATCTCGCTGGCGGCCTGCCAGTCGGCAAACCACGATGAGCCCATCAACGCGGTGCAGCTGAGCTTCAGCGAACCTGTGCAGGCTGGCCTCGAATACGCCCAGCTGACGGGCAACACACCCTGGGCCAGCGCCGAGCGCATCCAGGTTGATAGCAAGGGGCTGCACCTACTGGATGCCAGTGGTCGCACCCTCGCTGAATATGCCGGGCGCTTCGAGGGGCTCGATCACCGCGCCGATCAGCGCGGGCTGTTTCTGGCAACCGTCGAACGCAAACGTCAACAGGCGATGCTGATTGGCCTGGATGGCCAGCGCGCCTGGAGCCAGCCGTTGTATCTGCCGCGCACGGCCTTTGCCATCGAAGGGCTGTGCCTGTATCGCGACAGCGCACGCAACGATTTCGTCTTTCTGCTTGGTGAAGAAGGCGTCGGCGAGCAATGGCTGGTCGCTAGCCAAGGCCGCCTGCTTGACGAGGCTCGCCGGGTGCGAGGGCTCAGCCTGCCGCCGGAGAGCGCCTTCTGCCAGACGGACGACGCAACTGGCCTGCTCTACGTAAACGAGGAGACCGTCGGCCTGTGGCGCTACCCGGCCGATGCCGAGGCGCCTTTGCAGCGCGAGCCGGTAGATCTGCGACAGCCATTTGGCGGCCTGGCCCAAGCGGCGGCCGGCATGGCGCTGGTGCCGGGCGGCCTGCTGGCACTCGACCCGGAAGTGCCCGCGTTGCACTTGTACCGCCAGACCCAGAACGGTTGGAAAGCCGACGCTGTTCTTGCTCTAGAGGGCTTCGACGAGCCGGAGCAGATCAGCGCTCGCCGCTCTCAGAATGGCGTCGAGCTGCTGCTGGCGGACGAGCAAGGCGTGCATCGCGGTCGCCTGGCCTGGCAGCCACAAGCGCTGGCGCAAACGGCGCCGATCGTGAGCTTGCCTGCAGCGGCCCAGACCGATGCCGTGCCGAGCCTGGGTGATGCGGCAGACGATCCGGCGATCTGGATCAACCCGCGCAATCCGGCGCAGAGCCGCGTGCTCGGAACCGACAAGAAGGGTGGTTTGCTGGTGTACGACCTGGATGGGCGTGAGACCCAGAACCTGCGCGTCGGTCGGTTGAACAATGTCGATGTGCGCGGTGATTTCCGCCTGGGCGCAAAGCGTGTGGATCTGGCCGTAGCAAGCAATCGGGATCACAACAGCCTGCACCTGTTCGCCATCGACCAGGCCAGCGGTGTGCTTGACGACATCGGCCAGATCGCCACGCCGCTGACCGATATCTACGGCCTGTGCATGTTCAAGGATCGCCAGGGCGGCATTCATGCCATCGCCAACGACAAGGACGGCACCTTCCTGCAATACCGTCTCGATGGCAGCTCCGGCAAGCCGCGTGGCGAGCTGGTACGGCGCTTCAAGGTGGAGACCCAACCCGAGGGATGTGTAGCCGATGACCGTAATGAGCGGCTCTTCGTAGGCGAAGAGGATGTCGCGGTATGGGTGCTGGATGCCCGTGTCGGGGCGCCGACGACGCTGGAAAAAGTAATCGGCGTCGGCGGGCCGGTATACGACGACATCGAAGGCCTGGCGCTCTATCAGGGTACGAGCAGCGACTACCTGGTCATTTCCAGCCAGGGCAACGACAGCTATGTGGTGCTCGATGCCCAGGCGCCCTATGCCGTGCGCGGTGCTTTCCGCATCGGCCTGAATGCCGAGCGCGGCATCGATGGTGCGTCCGAGACCGATGGGCTGGAAGTCACTTCAGCCAACCTTGGCGGAATCTGGAGCCGCGGCATGTTGGTGGTGCAGGACGGCCGCAAACGCATGCCCGAGGGGGCGCAGAACTACAAGTACCTGCCCTGGTCGGCGGTCGCCGATGCGCTCGGGCTGGACTGA